The proteins below come from a single Fretibacterium sp. OH1220_COT-178 genomic window:
- a CDS encoding bifunctional adenosylcobinamide kinase/adenosylcobinamide-phosphate guanylyltransferase, producing the protein MFVFVSGAVRSGKSEWAERAAMVFSPEGPRVYLATARILDEEMSRRVERHRAARRERGFLTIERPKDLEGVLSSLPCSATVLLECLGNWTANELFGDGGPAAEADEVVRTIRRTVLSLRARVANLLIVSNDLFCDGVRYDPGTEAYLRALGELHVVLVKEADIAVECACGCPHVQKGSPLVPDVLWG; encoded by the coding sequence ATGTTCGTCTTCGTTTCGGGGGCGGTGCGCAGCGGCAAGAGCGAGTGGGCGGAGCGTGCGGCGATGGTTTTTTCCCCGGAGGGGCCGCGGGTGTATCTCGCGACGGCGCGTATCCTGGACGAGGAGATGAGCCGCCGCGTCGAGCGTCATAGGGCGGCGCGGCGGGAGCGGGGGTTTTTGACGATCGAGCGGCCGAAGGATCTGGAGGGCGTCCTGTCCTCGTTGCCATGCTCTGCAACGGTGCTTTTGGAATGCCTGGGCAACTGGACGGCCAACGAGTTGTTCGGCGACGGCGGACCGGCTGCGGAGGCGGACGAGGTTGTACGGACGATTCGACGGACGGTCCTGTCTCTGAGGGCGCGTGTGGCGAATCTGCTGATTGTGTCGAACGACCTATTCTGTGACGGAGTGCGTTACGATCCCGGGACCGAGGCCTACCTCCGTGCCCTGGGCGAGCTTCACGTCGTCTTGGTCAAGGAGGCCGACATCGCCGTGGAATGCGCCTGTGGTTGTCCCCATGTACAGAAGGGAAGCCCGCTTGTGCCGGATGTGCTTTGGGGCTGA